The following proteins are encoded in a genomic region of Saccharopolyspora antimicrobica:
- a CDS encoding MFS transporter, translating to MTVVDKGSEAPPIGYRLLATLYTAQFLGTAFFATALASILRDRGVGLEQLGLLQVVSMLSAMRVLWAPLVDRFGSARRGHYRSWLLVLQPALALALLSLLVLDPVADLGLVLFAALTTGVLSATQDIAVDALTVRLLRPEQHGIANGIQVAGGYVGSLIGGGVSLLVYDEFGWAPAVLALAVLSALPAVQLLWLAEPAEQIARPRLRHRYTALLGVLTERSKARWTLVVQPCFFAGIFAAYALVAPMLVDAGWSLSSIGLVVNLLGDTLAMLGAVLAGTLVARLGTRACLILLGLVMLGTVLALLPLASGSAPPVATGAAILLFKIAYAASATVIATVTMRLSRPATAGADYSAMSSVGSVIAFGAGTAALALAGAVGYPVAMAAAAALVGAGVLAVRLLPVREGAVTPAAAAPSDE from the coding sequence ATGACTGTGGTGGACAAGGGAAGCGAAGCGCCGCCGATCGGCTACCGGTTGCTGGCGACGCTCTACACCGCTCAGTTCCTCGGCACCGCGTTCTTCGCCACCGCGCTCGCGTCCATCCTGCGCGATCGCGGCGTGGGGCTGGAGCAGCTCGGCCTGCTGCAAGTGGTTTCGATGCTCTCGGCGATGCGGGTGCTGTGGGCGCCGCTGGTGGACCGCTTCGGTTCCGCCCGGCGCGGGCACTACCGGTCGTGGCTGCTCGTCCTGCAGCCGGCGCTCGCGCTGGCGCTGCTGAGCCTGCTCGTGCTCGACCCGGTCGCCGACCTCGGGCTCGTGCTGTTCGCCGCGCTCACCACCGGAGTCCTCTCCGCCACCCAGGACATCGCCGTCGACGCGCTCACGGTCCGCTTGCTGCGCCCCGAGCAGCACGGGATCGCCAACGGGATCCAGGTCGCAGGCGGCTACGTCGGCAGCCTCATCGGAGGCGGCGTCTCGCTGCTCGTCTACGACGAGTTCGGCTGGGCCCCGGCCGTGCTCGCACTGGCGGTGCTGAGCGCTTTGCCCGCCGTGCAACTGCTCTGGCTCGCCGAGCCCGCCGAGCAGATCGCGCGGCCGCGCCTGCGGCACCGCTACACCGCGCTGCTCGGCGTGCTGACCGAGCGCTCGAAGGCGCGCTGGACGCTGGTGGTGCAGCCGTGCTTCTTCGCCGGGATCTTCGCCGCCTACGCGCTGGTCGCTCCGATGCTGGTGGACGCGGGCTGGTCGCTGTCCAGCATCGGACTGGTCGTCAACCTGCTCGGCGACACCTTGGCGATGCTCGGAGCGGTGCTCGCCGGCACCCTGGTGGCGCGGCTCGGCACTCGTGCGTGCTTGATCCTGCTGGGGCTCGTCATGCTCGGCACCGTGCTGGCGCTGCTGCCGCTGGCTTCCGGTTCTGCCCCACCGGTGGCGACGGGCGCGGCCATCCTGCTGTTCAAGATCGCCTACGCGGCATCGGCGACGGTGATCGCGACGGTGACGATGCGGCTGTCCAGACCAGCCACCGCGGGCGCGGACTACAGCGCCATGTCCAGCGTCGGCTCGGTGATCGCCTTCGGCGCGGGCACCGCCGCGCTGGCGCTCGCGGGTGCCGTCGGTTATCCGGTCGCGATGGCCGCGGCCGCCGCACTCGTCGGTGCCGGCGTGCTGGCCGTCCGGTTGCTGCCCGTGCGGGAAGGGGCTGTCACACCCGCGGCCGCTGCTCCGTCCGATGAGTGA
- a CDS encoding NAD-dependent epimerase/dehydratase family protein: MKVLLAGATGAIGKPLLTALADAGHEVTAIIRNPANRGVVRQRGAVPVVADVMDREGLLRAVEGMRLDVVMHQATAMRNAGLRIREDDPTKALRGPGTEHLLAAARVVGARRFVTQSLITGYGYHDFSDRVLTEADEFGRMFGNAGDPVVETSVATEQQTFNAEGIEGIALRYGLFYGPEAFSDMFADLLRKRVPLLPRGKTGGTCLIHVQDAAEAAVAAMEHGEPGNAYNIVDDAPIGWRDFIGTVAEAHGTPRPISLPAWAFRRMVPYLGCQMIDTTLRVSHEKATRELGWKPRFPDLRSGLGLA; encoded by the coding sequence ATGAAGGTTCTGCTCGCCGGTGCCACCGGTGCCATCGGGAAACCGCTGCTAACCGCGCTCGCCGATGCCGGGCACGAGGTCACCGCGATCATCCGGAACCCGGCCAACCGCGGCGTGGTGCGCCAGCGCGGTGCCGTCCCGGTGGTCGCGGACGTGATGGACCGAGAAGGGCTGCTGCGCGCCGTGGAGGGCATGCGGCTGGACGTGGTGATGCACCAGGCCACGGCCATGCGCAACGCCGGGCTGCGGATCCGCGAGGACGATCCGACGAAGGCGCTGCGCGGCCCGGGAACCGAGCACCTGCTGGCCGCGGCGCGGGTGGTCGGTGCCCGGCGGTTCGTCACCCAGTCGCTGATCACCGGCTACGGCTACCACGACTTCAGCGACCGGGTGCTCACCGAGGCCGACGAGTTCGGCCGGATGTTCGGCAACGCGGGCGATCCCGTGGTGGAGACCAGCGTGGCCACCGAGCAGCAGACGTTCAACGCCGAGGGCATCGAGGGAATCGCCTTGCGCTACGGGCTCTTCTACGGCCCGGAGGCGTTCAGCGACATGTTCGCCGACCTGCTCCGCAAGCGGGTTCCGCTGCTGCCGAGGGGCAAGACCGGCGGCACCTGCCTGATCCACGTGCAGGACGCCGCGGAGGCGGCGGTCGCGGCGATGGAGCACGGCGAGCCGGGCAACGCCTACAACATCGTGGACGACGCGCCCATCGGGTGGCGGGACTTCATCGGCACCGTGGCCGAGGCGCACGGCACGCCGCGGCCGATCTCGTTGCCCGCCTGGGCGTTCCGGCGCATGGTGCCCTACCTCGGTTGCCAGATGATCGACACGACGCTGCGGGTCTCCCACGAGAAGGCGACCCGCGAACTCGGCTGGAAACCGCGGTTCCCGGATCTGCGCAGCGGTCTCGGACTGGCCTGA
- a CDS encoding DJ-1/PfpI family protein produces MADEKTIAFVLYPGCTILDLVGPLQVLSMFSAMRPEFRVTVVAEELAICDTDTPLHVRADRTFADVPAPDVVVVPGGGTPTLRAAIHEPLLAYLRGVAPGADLVASVCTGSLILGAAGLLEGRRATTHWAVLDVLAEFGATPVGERWVQDGPVLTAAGVSAGIDMALHLVEELAGAEVARTVQFGIEYDPEPPHGGLEWSEAPRALYATVAEQWLQEGLGTHPLAERLAARLNGSAG; encoded by the coding sequence ATGGCTGATGAGAAGACGATCGCGTTCGTGCTCTACCCCGGCTGCACGATCCTCGATCTGGTGGGGCCGCTGCAGGTCCTGTCCATGTTCTCCGCGATGCGCCCGGAGTTCCGCGTCACCGTGGTCGCCGAAGAGCTGGCGATCTGCGACACCGACACCCCGTTGCACGTGCGCGCCGACCGCACCTTCGCCGACGTGCCCGCACCGGACGTCGTGGTGGTGCCGGGCGGTGGCACGCCGACGCTGCGCGCCGCGATCCACGAGCCCCTGCTCGCCTATCTGCGCGGCGTCGCACCTGGTGCCGACCTGGTGGCGTCGGTGTGCACCGGCTCGCTGATCCTGGGCGCCGCAGGGCTGCTGGAAGGACGGCGGGCCACCACGCACTGGGCGGTGCTCGACGTGCTGGCCGAGTTCGGCGCCACCCCGGTCGGCGAGCGCTGGGTGCAGGACGGGCCGGTGCTCACCGCTGCCGGTGTTTCGGCGGGCATCGACATGGCGCTGCACCTGGTCGAGGAGCTCGCCGGGGCGGAGGTGGCGCGGACCGTGCAGTTCGGCATCGAGTACGACCCGGAACCGCCGCACGGCGGGCTGGAGTGGTCCGAGGCGCCGAGGGCGTTGTACGCGACTGTCGCCGAGCAGTGGCTGCAGGAGGGCCTCGGAACGCACCCGCTCGCCGAACGCCTCGCGGCGCGGCTGAACGGATCAGCCGGCTGA
- a CDS encoding TetR/AcrR family transcriptional regulator, producing the protein MRAQAKKTEAAEVVDTRTRIVRATALFLQRQGYEGTSIKRIGAEAGVTPGSVYHFFPGGKEQLAAEALRYGAEEFTELLRSGLDSTPDPADAVAACALLLADSLRESEWTDGCPVAAAALETIGASPEIQRASDESLQHWQSLLATKLTSGGIAEEPARALACTIISTMEGAELLCRVSASDQPLRTAAQHLAQLVRLQKRSTGSE; encoded by the coding sequence GTGCGAGCGCAGGCGAAGAAGACCGAGGCGGCCGAGGTCGTCGACACCCGGACCCGGATCGTGCGTGCCACCGCCCTGTTCCTGCAGCGCCAGGGCTACGAGGGCACCTCGATCAAGCGGATCGGCGCGGAAGCCGGGGTCACGCCGGGCTCGGTGTACCACTTCTTCCCGGGTGGCAAGGAGCAGCTCGCCGCCGAGGCCCTGCGCTACGGGGCGGAGGAGTTCACCGAGCTGCTGCGATCCGGCCTGGACAGCACGCCGGATCCCGCCGACGCGGTAGCGGCCTGCGCCCTGCTGCTCGCCGACAGCCTGCGCGAGTCGGAGTGGACCGACGGCTGCCCCGTCGCGGCGGCCGCGCTGGAGACGATCGGCGCTTCGCCGGAGATCCAGCGCGCCTCCGACGAGTCGCTGCAGCACTGGCAGAGCCTGCTCGCCACCAAGCTCACCTCCGGCGGCATCGCGGAGGAACCCGCCCGCGCGCTGGCGTGCACGATCATCAGCACGATGGAAGGCGCCGAGCTGCTGTGCCGGGTGTCGGCCAGCGATCAGCCGCTGCGCACCGCTGCCCAGCACCTGGCCCAGCTCGTGCGCCTGCAGAAGCGATCGACCGGCTCGGAGTAG
- a CDS encoding LLM class oxidoreductase, with the protein MPETDLLAEHPGFRTMFAPGELTVGLFLPLWPYTGDMAGMAGQGEAIRQADEAGFAAIWVRDVPLFDPGFGDVGQVYDPWTYLAWLAAHTRKAALAAGSAIFSLRHPIDLAKQAASLDHLSGGRLVLGIASGDRPVEFPAYGVDFESRGARYREAVQMFRTLLESTKPTISSPLGQLRGSADLLPKPVTGRIPLLVTGSSRQTPEWIAEHSDGWLVYPGAANAAGTTELGRRVAAWRELVPGGQFKPVATNEWIDLVEDPKHPPTPLRGGFVLQTGTEGLLDMLHRWQEAGINHGALGVQHGRRPAAEAVAQLAEEVVPHFPALAAPAPKDPVW; encoded by the coding sequence ATGCCTGAAACAGACTTGCTGGCCGAGCACCCCGGATTCCGGACCATGTTCGCGCCCGGCGAACTGACGGTCGGGCTGTTCCTGCCGCTGTGGCCCTACACCGGGGACATGGCGGGAATGGCCGGGCAGGGCGAGGCGATCCGGCAGGCCGACGAGGCCGGGTTCGCGGCCATCTGGGTGCGCGACGTCCCGCTGTTCGACCCCGGCTTCGGCGACGTCGGGCAGGTCTACGACCCCTGGACCTACCTGGCCTGGCTGGCCGCGCACACCCGCAAGGCCGCGCTGGCCGCGGGCAGCGCCATCTTCTCGCTGCGCCACCCGATCGACCTGGCCAAGCAGGCGGCGTCCCTGGACCACCTCTCCGGCGGCCGGCTGGTGCTGGGCATCGCCTCCGGCGACCGCCCGGTCGAGTTCCCCGCCTACGGCGTCGACTTCGAGTCGCGAGGCGCGCGCTACCGGGAGGCGGTGCAGATGTTCCGGACGCTGCTGGAGTCGACCAAACCCACGATCTCCTCGCCGCTGGGCCAGTTGCGGGGCAGCGCCGACCTGCTGCCCAAGCCCGTCACCGGTCGGATCCCGCTGCTGGTCACGGGATCCTCCCGGCAGACACCGGAGTGGATCGCCGAGCACTCCGACGGCTGGCTGGTCTACCCCGGTGCGGCCAACGCCGCGGGCACGACCGAGCTGGGCCGGCGGGTCGCGGCCTGGCGCGAGCTCGTCCCCGGCGGGCAGTTCAAGCCGGTGGCCACCAACGAGTGGATCGACCTGGTCGAGGACCCGAAGCACCCGCCGACCCCGCTGCGCGGCGGCTTCGTGCTGCAGACCGGCACCGAAGGCCTGCTGGACATGCTGCACCGCTGGCAGGAGGCGGGGATCAACCACGGGGCGCTCGGCGTCCAGCACGGCAGGCGCCCGGCGGCGGAGGCCGTCGCGCAGCTCGCCGAGGAGGTCGTGCCGCACTTCCCGGCGCTGGCCGCGCCCGCGCCGAAGGACCCGGTCTGGTGA
- a CDS encoding flavin reductase family protein: MTPQPTAVDGEVFRQAMRRLPTGVAVLTTRGPHGMTINSALSVSLDPPLLLVAIGHRTRTHGLLAHAESFTVNVLGAGQRALAAHFAGRRAVGEFGGVDWHPSPVTGDPVLVGSPVSIDCRIDRQIEAADHTLFLGAVRHVHSTGANDPLVFADRDYRRLAKEPVR, encoded by the coding sequence GTGACACCGCAGCCCACAGCCGTGGACGGGGAGGTGTTCCGGCAGGCGATGCGCCGCCTGCCGACCGGCGTCGCCGTCCTCACCACCCGCGGCCCGCACGGCATGACGATCAACTCCGCGCTGTCGGTCTCGCTGGATCCGCCGCTCCTGCTCGTGGCGATCGGGCACCGCACCCGCACGCACGGCCTGCTGGCGCACGCCGAGTCGTTCACCGTGAACGTCCTCGGGGCCGGTCAGCGCGCGCTGGCGGCGCACTTCGCCGGGCGGCGAGCGGTGGGCGAGTTCGGCGGCGTGGACTGGCACCCCTCCCCCGTCACCGGCGACCCGGTGCTGGTGGGCAGCCCGGTCAGCATCGACTGCCGGATCGACCGGCAGATCGAGGCCGCGGACCACACCCTCTTCCTCGGCGCCGTCCGCCACGTGCACAGCACCGGCGCGAACGATCCGCTGGTCTTCGCCGACCGCGACTACCGGCGACTGGCGAAGGAGCCGGTGCGATGA
- a CDS encoding enoyl-CoA hydratase-related protein: MAVRVEREGAVQVLTMDRPERRNAFDGAMTQALDAALNEFEDDDSVRAAVLTGGPDFFSAGTDIRVWAGEPTERGGPYGIAKRRLGKPLIAAVEGAAVGGGFEIALASTMIVASRTAYFSFPETGLGLVAECGGLFRAPRALPLNVAREMLLTGEQLPAQRAYDLGLVNRLTEPGAAVAEALAIAERIAGHAPIAVRETLRAVEAAYPANDDRRWIDTATAKEGARASADAAEGVAAFLAKRPPRWSGN; encoded by the coding sequence GTGGCAGTGCGAGTGGAACGGGAGGGCGCGGTCCAGGTCCTCACCATGGACCGGCCGGAGCGGCGCAACGCCTTCGACGGCGCGATGACCCAGGCCCTCGACGCGGCGCTGAACGAGTTCGAGGACGACGACTCGGTGCGGGCGGCCGTCCTCACCGGTGGCCCGGATTTCTTCTCCGCGGGCACCGACATCCGCGTCTGGGCCGGTGAGCCCACCGAGCGCGGCGGCCCGTACGGGATCGCCAAGCGCCGGCTGGGCAAGCCGCTGATCGCCGCGGTCGAAGGCGCCGCCGTCGGCGGCGGGTTCGAGATCGCGCTGGCCAGCACGATGATCGTCGCATCGCGAACGGCGTACTTCTCGTTCCCGGAGACCGGCCTCGGGCTGGTCGCCGAGTGCGGCGGCCTGTTCCGGGCACCCCGCGCGCTGCCGCTGAACGTGGCCAGGGAAATGCTGCTCACCGGTGAGCAGCTGCCCGCCCAGCGCGCCTACGACCTGGGACTGGTCAACCGCCTGACCGAACCCGGGGCGGCCGTCGCCGAAGCCCTCGCCATCGCCGAGCGGATCGCCGGGCACGCTCCGATCGCGGTCCGCGAGACCCTGCGCGCGGTCGAAGCCGCCTATCCCGCCAACGACGACCGCCGCTGGATCGACACCGCCACCGCCAAGGAAGGCGCCAGGGCATCGGCCGACGCGGCCGAAGGCGTCGCCGCCTTCCTGGCCAAGCGACCGCCGCGCTGGAGCGGCAACTGA
- a CDS encoding MFS transporter, with amino-acid sequence MTSFPSRSGAPNEAPGVSIGDRFERLPFTGYQKKLVWVLALCYLVDAVDLSMQSFLLAPVSQDLGLTGAQAGLVASSVFVGMAVGATAAGAIADRVGRRTVLVTSMFVWGVASLLTAFAWDMESFVVLRLITGIGLGAELPVAFTLLAEFVPAARRARANSELVILGAFGVVASNFIAWGVVSAVGPSLGWRLMFGVMFAVAGLALYVRRSFPESPRWYESRGDHAQADAVMSRFEQQVEAAHGAPLPDPETRVAEKLAPPAEPGLRALFTRGNLRRTAFGWAMWLMVMLPFFGIGTWVGKLLVDRGMSVASSIAAGALMGLAALPSIYLAGRLMDRIGRKLTLAAALVLVTVGALAYGYATGFWVVVAFGAVMQMGLQSIATALNTYTPELFPTEVRATGVGTSQTLGRAAAVVAPISVPLIVGLWGYTGTFVTFAALFALAAVIVLAFGPESRSRSLEELTR; translated from the coding sequence ACGGGCTACCAGAAGAAGCTGGTCTGGGTCCTCGCGCTGTGCTACCTGGTGGACGCCGTCGACCTCAGCATGCAGTCGTTCCTGCTCGCGCCGGTGAGCCAGGACCTGGGGCTGACCGGGGCGCAGGCCGGTCTCGTGGCCAGCTCGGTGTTCGTGGGCATGGCGGTCGGGGCCACTGCGGCGGGTGCGATCGCCGACCGGGTCGGGCGGCGGACGGTGCTGGTCACCAGCATGTTCGTCTGGGGCGTCGCGAGCCTGCTGACGGCTTTCGCCTGGGACATGGAGTCTTTCGTCGTCCTGCGGTTGATCACCGGTATCGGGCTGGGCGCCGAACTGCCGGTGGCCTTCACGCTGCTCGCCGAGTTCGTCCCGGCGGCGCGCCGGGCCCGCGCCAACAGCGAGCTGGTCATCCTCGGTGCGTTCGGGGTGGTGGCGTCGAACTTCATCGCGTGGGGCGTGGTGTCGGCCGTCGGACCGAGCCTGGGGTGGCGACTGATGTTCGGCGTCATGTTCGCCGTCGCCGGGCTGGCCCTCTACGTCCGCCGGAGCTTCCCGGAATCGCCGCGCTGGTACGAAAGCCGCGGAGACCACGCGCAGGCCGATGCCGTCATGAGCCGGTTCGAGCAGCAGGTCGAGGCCGCGCACGGGGCGCCGTTGCCCGATCCCGAAACCCGAGTCGCCGAAAAGCTGGCACCGCCCGCCGAGCCGGGGTTGCGAGCGCTGTTCACGCGGGGCAACCTGCGCCGCACCGCGTTCGGGTGGGCCATGTGGCTGATGGTGATGCTCCCGTTCTTCGGCATCGGCACCTGGGTGGGGAAGCTGCTGGTGGACCGGGGGATGAGCGTCGCTAGCTCGATCGCGGCCGGTGCGCTGATGGGCCTGGCCGCGCTGCCGTCGATCTACCTGGCGGGCCGGCTCATGGACCGCATCGGGCGCAAGCTCACGCTCGCCGCAGCGCTGGTCCTGGTGACCGTCGGCGCGCTCGCTTACGGCTACGCCACCGGGTTCTGGGTGGTCGTCGCCTTCGGCGCGGTGATGCAGATGGGCCTGCAGAGCATCGCGACGGCCCTGAACACCTACACGCCCGAACTCTTCCCGACCGAGGTCCGCGCGACCGGCGTCGGCACCTCGCAGACGCTGGGCCGGGCCGCGGCGGTCGTAGCGCCCATCTCGGTGCCGCTGATCGTCGGATTGTGGGGCTACACCGGAACCTTCGTCACCTTCGCCGCGCTCTTCGCGCTCGCCGCGGTGATCGTGCTGGCCTTCGGCCCGGAGAGCAGATCCCGCTCGCTGGAGGAGCTCACCCGCTGA